One Cellulosimicrobium protaetiae genomic region harbors:
- the uvrC gene encoding excinuclease ABC subunit UvrC: MADPATYRPAPGEIPTSPGVYRFRDEHGRVIYVGKAKNLRARLSSYFQDVANLHHRTQTMVTTAASVEWTVVGTEVEALALEYSWIKEFDPRFNVKYRDDKSYPYLAVTMGEEFPRAQVMRGAKRPGTRYFGPYGHAWAIRETLDLLLRVFPVRTCSAGVFKRAHQTGRPCLLGYIDKCSAPCVGRITPEDHRALAEDFCDFMAGDTQRFVRRLERKMNEAAAAMEYEAAARLRDDIVALQRATEKNAVVLGDGTDADVFALVGDELEAAVQVFHVRGGRIRGQRGWIVEKVEDVTDAELVEHLLQQVYGAAEEAAAGVPGTGRGGARDVVPREVLVPVLPPDTEQVTTWLSGLRGARVDVRVPQRGDKKELAATVRANAEHALALHRTRRAGDLTTRSQALREIQEALDLDTAPLRIECYDVSHNQGTFQVASMVVFEDGLARKSEYRHFTVRGPDGDGAADDTAAMYEVITRRFKRYLSDRARSGEVELDLEADDVATGSDPADRRAERAAESAGYVPRSGEVDAAVPTDKRARFAYPPNLVVVDGGPPQVAAAARALADLGIDDVALCGLAKRLEEVWVPGDDYPVILQRSSEGLYLLQRVRDEAHRFAITQHRRQRSKGMTASALDDVPGLGPARRAALLKHFGSLKRLRAASVEEIASVRGMGERTAQAVVAALGGASAAGRDTPADDGAAARA, encoded by the coding sequence ATGGCTGATCCCGCGACGTACCGCCCTGCGCCGGGGGAGATCCCCACCTCGCCGGGCGTCTACAGGTTCCGCGACGAGCACGGCCGCGTGATCTACGTGGGCAAGGCGAAGAACCTGCGCGCGCGCCTGTCGAGCTACTTCCAGGACGTCGCGAACCTGCACCACCGCACCCAGACGATGGTGACGACCGCCGCGTCGGTCGAGTGGACCGTCGTCGGCACGGAGGTCGAGGCGCTCGCGCTCGAGTACTCCTGGATCAAGGAGTTCGACCCGCGGTTCAACGTCAAGTACCGCGACGACAAGTCCTACCCCTACCTCGCGGTGACGATGGGGGAGGAGTTCCCCCGCGCTCAGGTCATGCGCGGTGCCAAGCGGCCCGGCACCCGGTACTTCGGGCCCTACGGGCACGCGTGGGCGATCCGCGAGACGCTCGACCTCCTGCTCCGGGTCTTCCCGGTGCGCACCTGCTCGGCGGGCGTGTTCAAGAGGGCGCACCAGACGGGTCGGCCCTGCCTCCTGGGGTACATCGACAAGTGCTCGGCGCCGTGCGTCGGGCGCATCACGCCCGAGGACCACCGGGCGCTCGCGGAGGACTTCTGCGACTTCATGGCGGGCGACACGCAACGCTTCGTGCGCCGGCTCGAGCGCAAGATGAACGAGGCCGCCGCGGCGATGGAGTACGAGGCCGCGGCGCGCCTGCGCGACGACATCGTCGCGCTCCAGCGCGCGACCGAGAAGAACGCGGTGGTCCTCGGCGACGGCACCGACGCCGACGTCTTCGCGCTCGTCGGCGACGAGCTCGAGGCGGCCGTCCAGGTGTTCCACGTCCGCGGCGGGCGGATCCGCGGCCAGCGCGGCTGGATCGTCGAGAAGGTCGAGGACGTGACCGACGCCGAGCTCGTCGAGCACCTGCTCCAGCAGGTCTACGGCGCGGCGGAGGAGGCCGCGGCCGGCGTCCCGGGGACCGGTCGGGGCGGGGCGCGCGATGTCGTCCCGCGCGAGGTCCTGGTCCCCGTCCTGCCGCCCGACACCGAGCAGGTCACGACCTGGCTCTCCGGTCTGCGGGGAGCGCGCGTCGACGTCCGGGTGCCGCAGCGCGGCGACAAGAAGGAGCTCGCGGCGACCGTGCGCGCGAACGCGGAGCACGCGCTCGCCCTGCACCGCACCCGCCGCGCGGGCGACCTCACGACGCGCAGCCAGGCGCTGCGCGAGATCCAGGAGGCGCTCGACCTCGACACCGCGCCGCTGCGGATCGAGTGCTACGACGTCTCGCACAACCAGGGCACCTTCCAGGTCGCGTCGATGGTCGTCTTCGAGGACGGGCTCGCCCGCAAGAGCGAGTACCGACACTTCACGGTGCGCGGGCCGGACGGCGACGGCGCCGCCGACGACACCGCGGCGATGTACGAGGTCATCACGCGTCGGTTCAAGCGCTACCTGTCCGACCGCGCGCGCTCGGGCGAGGTCGAGCTCGACCTCGAGGCGGACGACGTCGCGACCGGCTCGGACCCCGCCGACCGGCGGGCGGAGCGTGCCGCGGAGTCCGCGGGCTACGTGCCCCGCAGCGGCGAGGTGGACGCCGCCGTGCCCACCGACAAGCGCGCGCGGTTCGCGTACCCGCCGAACCTCGTCGTGGTCGACGGCGGCCCCCCGCAGGTGGCGGCCGCGGCCCGGGCGCTCGCGGACCTCGGCATCGACGACGTCGCGCTGTGCGGGCTGGCCAAGCGGCTGGAGGAGGTGTGGGTGCCCGGTGACGACTATCCCGTCATCCTGCAGCGCTCCTCCGAGGGCCTGTACCTGCTCCAGCGCGTCCGCGACGAGGCGCACCGGTTCGCCATCACGCAGCACCGTCGGCAGCGCAGCAAGGGCATGACGGCGTCGGCGCTGGACGACGTCCCCGGCCTCGGCCCGGCACGCCGGGCCGCGCTCCTCAAGCACTTCGGCTCGCTCAAGCGTCTGCGTGCCGCGAGCGTGGAGGAGATCGCGAGCGTGCGGGGGATGGGCGAGCGCACCGCGCAGGCCGTCGTGGCCGCGCTGGGGGGCGCGTCCGCGGCCGGCCGGGACACTCCGGCGGACGACGGGGCCGCGGCCCGCGCGTGA
- the rapZ gene encoding RNase adapter RapZ: MTSEPTPDLSPQGRRARAPEPSPTTVPSGIPAIEAATHAPEPSEAEVLIITGMSGAGRTRAAAVLEDLDWYVVDNLPPRMIVPLVDLMTRSGSTLERIAAVVDVRGREFFTDLVEVLDHLRQSGVFYRILFLDASDEVLVRRYEQVRRPHPLQGEGRILDGLGEERRLLASLEERSDVVIDTSVLTVHDLAREVRAAVADGTPDTLRINVVSFGFKYGLPLDADHVVDVRFLANPYWITELRHLTGRDAPVRDYVLGRPGALEFVDRYVSALEPVLAGYLGEEKRYVTIAVGCTGGKHRSVAISEAIAARLRAQGQRVIVTARDLGKE; this comes from the coding sequence ATGACCTCGGAGCCGACCCCGGACCTCAGCCCGCAGGGGCGGCGTGCGCGCGCGCCGGAGCCCTCGCCGACGACCGTCCCGAGCGGGATCCCCGCGATCGAGGCCGCGACCCACGCCCCCGAGCCGAGCGAGGCCGAGGTGCTCATCATCACGGGCATGTCGGGTGCCGGCCGCACCCGGGCCGCCGCCGTGCTGGAGGACCTCGACTGGTACGTCGTCGACAACCTGCCGCCGCGCATGATCGTCCCGCTCGTGGACCTCATGACACGGTCCGGCTCGACGCTCGAGCGCATCGCGGCCGTCGTCGACGTGCGCGGGCGCGAGTTCTTCACCGACCTCGTCGAGGTGCTGGACCACCTGCGGCAGAGCGGGGTGTTCTACCGGATCCTGTTCCTCGACGCGTCCGACGAGGTGCTCGTGCGGCGGTACGAGCAGGTGCGGCGCCCGCACCCGTTGCAGGGGGAGGGGCGCATCCTCGACGGGCTCGGGGAGGAACGACGCCTGCTCGCGAGCCTCGAGGAGCGGTCCGACGTCGTCATCGACACCTCGGTGCTCACCGTGCACGACCTCGCGCGCGAGGTGCGCGCCGCCGTCGCGGACGGCACGCCCGACACGTTGCGGATCAACGTCGTCTCGTTCGGGTTCAAGTACGGGCTGCCCCTCGACGCCGACCACGTGGTCGACGTGCGGTTCCTCGCGAACCCCTACTGGATCACCGAGCTGCGGCACCTGACCGGCCGCGACGCCCCCGTGCGCGACTACGTGCTCGGCCGCCCCGGTGCGCTCGAGTTCGTCGACCGGTACGTGAGCGCGCTGGAGCCGGTGCTGGCCGGGTACCTGGGGGAGGAGAAGCGCTACGTGACGATCGCCGTCGGCTGCACCGGCGGCAAGCACCGTTCCGTCGCGATCAGCGAGGCGATCGCCGCGCGTCTGCGTGCCCAGGGCCAGCGCGTGATCGTCACCGCGCGCGACCTCGGCAAGGAGTGA
- a CDS encoding gluconeogenesis factor YvcK family protein: MVTRRNPAVVALGGGHGLSASLSALRLMSDRLTAVVTVADDGGSSGRLRAELGVLPPGDLRMALAALCDDSEWGRTWSALLQHRFTSEGDLDNHAVGNLLIVALWELLDDPVAGLDWVGKLLGARGRVLPMAAVPLGIEADVRTGDRLETVVGQSHVAVTHGRIEQLRLVPADPPACAEAVQAVEEADWVVLGPGSWFSSVMPHLLVPELARALHETSARRCVTLNLSSETGETYGLSATDHLEALHKHAPGLRIDAVVADPSAVEDTEQLAEAAARMGARLLLRQVRRGDGTPRHDALRLAAAYRDVFDDFLGDVGSPTR, encoded by the coding sequence GTGGTCACCAGGCGCAACCCCGCGGTCGTCGCCCTCGGCGGCGGCCACGGCCTGTCCGCGAGCCTGTCGGCGCTGCGCCTCATGTCCGACCGGCTCACCGCCGTCGTGACCGTGGCGGACGACGGCGGGTCGTCCGGGCGCCTGCGCGCCGAGCTCGGCGTCCTGCCCCCGGGCGACCTGCGCATGGCGCTCGCGGCCCTGTGCGACGACTCGGAGTGGGGCCGCACGTGGAGCGCGCTCCTGCAGCACCGGTTCACGTCCGAGGGCGACCTCGACAACCACGCGGTCGGCAACCTGCTCATCGTCGCGCTGTGGGAGCTGCTGGACGACCCGGTCGCCGGTCTCGACTGGGTGGGCAAGCTCCTGGGCGCGCGCGGGCGCGTGCTGCCCATGGCGGCGGTGCCCCTCGGGATCGAGGCCGACGTGCGGACGGGGGACCGGCTGGAGACCGTCGTCGGGCAGAGCCACGTCGCGGTCACGCACGGTCGCATCGAGCAGCTCCGGCTCGTGCCGGCGGACCCTCCGGCGTGCGCCGAGGCGGTGCAGGCCGTCGAGGAGGCGGACTGGGTCGTGCTCGGGCCGGGGTCGTGGTTCTCGTCGGTGATGCCGCACCTGCTCGTGCCCGAGCTCGCCCGGGCCCTGCACGAGACCTCCGCGCGGCGCTGCGTGACGCTCAACCTGTCGAGCGAGACGGGGGAGACCTACGGGCTGTCGGCCACCGACCACCTCGAGGCGCTGCACAAGCACGCGCCCGGGCTCCGGATCGACGCGGTCGTCGCGGACCCGTCCGCCGTGGAGGACACGGAGCAGCTCGCGGAGGCCGCCGCCCGCATGGGCGCGCGGCTCCTCCTGCGGCAGGTGCGGCGCGGCGACGGGACCCCGCGGCACGACGCGCTGCGCCTGGCGGCGGCGTACCGGGACGTGTTCGACGACTTCCTCGGCGACGTCGGCTCGCCCACCCGCTGA
- the whiA gene encoding DNA-binding protein WhiA yields the protein MALTAQVKDELARLRVDKTSCRKAEVSAMLRFSGGLHLISGRVVIEAELDTAIAARRLRETIADVYGHTSELIVVSAGGLRKSSRYVVRVVRDGESLARQTGLLDQRGRPVRGLPPQVVSGGVEEAEAAWRGAFLAHGSLTEPGRSSALEITCPGPEAALALVGAARRLGVSAKSREVRGVDRVVIRDGDAISALLTRLGAHEAVLVWEERRARREVRGTANRLANFDDANLRRSARAAVAAGARVERAFEILGPDLPDHLREAGELRLAHKQASLEELGQLADPPLTKDAVAGRIRRLLSTADKRASELGIPDTEAGLSPELLDL from the coding sequence ATGGCGCTCACGGCACAGGTGAAGGACGAGCTGGCTCGACTGCGGGTGGACAAGACCTCGTGCCGCAAGGCGGAGGTCTCGGCCATGCTCCGCTTCTCGGGCGGGCTGCACCTCATCTCGGGCCGCGTCGTCATCGAGGCCGAGCTCGACACCGCGATCGCGGCGCGTCGCCTGCGCGAGACCATCGCCGACGTGTACGGCCACACGAGCGAGCTGATCGTCGTGTCGGCCGGGGGGCTGCGCAAGAGCAGCCGGTACGTCGTGCGGGTCGTGCGCGACGGTGAGTCCCTGGCCCGTCAGACGGGCCTCCTGGACCAGCGCGGGCGACCGGTGCGGGGCCTCCCGCCGCAGGTCGTCTCCGGCGGGGTCGAGGAGGCGGAGGCCGCGTGGCGCGGCGCCTTCCTCGCCCACGGCTCCCTGACCGAGCCGGGCCGGTCCTCGGCGCTCGAGATCACGTGCCCGGGCCCGGAGGCCGCCCTCGCGCTCGTGGGCGCGGCCCGGCGGCTCGGGGTGTCCGCGAAGTCGCGCGAGGTGCGCGGTGTCGACCGCGTCGTCATCCGGGACGGGGACGCCATCAGCGCGCTCCTGACCCGCCTCGGGGCGCACGAGGCCGTCCTCGTGTGGGAGGAGCGGCGTGCCCGGCGCGAGGTGCGGGGCACCGCGAACCGGCTCGCGAACTTCGACGACGCGAACCTGCGCCGGTCGGCGCGGGCCGCCGTCGCGGCGGGGGCACGCGTCGAGCGCGCGTTCGAGATCCTCGGGCCGGACCTGCCCGACCACCTGCGCGAGGCCGGGGAGCTCCGGCTCGCGCACAAGCAGGCCTCGCTCGAGGAGCTCGGGCAGCTCGCGGACCCGCCCCTCACGAAGGACGCGGTCGCGGGGCGCATCCGGCGCCTGCTGTCGACGGCGGACAAGCGCGCGTCCGAGCTCGGGATCCCCGACACCGAGGCCGGCCTGAGCCCGGAGCTGCTCGACCTCTGA
- the gap gene encoding type I glyceraldehyde-3-phosphate dehydrogenase, translating into MTIRVGINGFGRIGRNFYRAIVESGADIEIVGVNDLTDNKTLAHLLKYDTVLGRLGQTVDFDDDNIIVDGKKIRALAERDPANLPWGELGADIVIESTGFFTDATKAKAHIDAGAKKVIISAPAKNEDATFVVGVNSDQYDPAAHHIISNASCTTNCLAPLAKALNDSIGIERGLMTTIHAYTGDQNLQDGPHRDLRRARAAAQNIVPTSTGAAKAVSLVLPELKGKLDGFALRVPVITGSATDLTFTASREVTVDEVNAAVKAASEGPLKGVLAYVEDEIVSSDIVTDPHQSIFDSKLTKVIGDQVKVVSWYDNEWGYSNSLVALTQLVGDKL; encoded by the coding sequence GTGACCATCCGCGTCGGTATCAACGGCTTCGGTCGTATCGGACGGAACTTCTACCGCGCCATCGTCGAGTCGGGCGCCGACATCGAGATCGTGGGCGTCAACGACCTCACGGACAACAAGACGCTCGCGCACCTGCTGAAGTACGACACCGTCCTCGGCCGCCTCGGCCAGACCGTCGACTTCGACGACGACAACATCATCGTCGACGGCAAGAAGATCCGTGCGCTCGCCGAGCGCGACCCCGCGAACCTCCCCTGGGGCGAGCTGGGCGCCGACATCGTCATCGAGTCGACCGGCTTCTTCACCGACGCGACCAAGGCCAAGGCGCACATCGACGCCGGCGCCAAGAAGGTCATCATCTCGGCCCCGGCCAAGAACGAGGACGCGACGTTCGTCGTCGGCGTGAACTCGGACCAGTACGACCCGGCCGCGCACCACATCATCTCGAACGCGTCGTGCACCACGAACTGCCTCGCTCCGCTGGCGAAGGCGCTCAACGACTCGATCGGCATCGAGCGTGGTCTCATGACCACGATCCACGCCTACACGGGCGACCAGAACCTGCAGGACGGCCCGCACCGCGACCTGCGTCGCGCCCGCGCCGCCGCGCAGAACATCGTCCCGACCTCGACGGGTGCGGCCAAGGCCGTGTCGCTCGTCCTGCCGGAGCTCAAGGGCAAGCTCGACGGCTTCGCGCTGCGCGTGCCGGTCATCACGGGCTCGGCGACGGACCTCACCTTCACCGCCTCGCGCGAGGTCACGGTGGACGAGGTCAACGCCGCGGTCAAGGCCGCGTCGGAGGGCCCGCTCAAGGGCGTCCTGGCCTACGTTGAGGACGAGATCGTCTCGAGCGACATCGTGACGGACCCGCACCAGAGCATCTTCGACTCGAAGCTCACCAAGGTGATCGGCGACCAGGTCAAGGTCGTCTCCTGGTACGACAACGAGTGGGGCTACTCGAACAGCCTCGTCGCGCTCACCCAGCTCGTCGGCGACAAGCTCTGA
- a CDS encoding phosphoglycerate kinase, whose product MKTIDDLGDLRGKRVLVRSDFNVPLDGTTITDDGRIRAALPTLKKLTDAGAKVIVTAHLGRPKGEPDAKYSLAPVAARLGELLGVPVHLAQDVVGDSARETVAALGEGEVALLENIRFDARETSKDDAERQSLAHDLAQLADVFVSDGFGVVHRKQASVYDVAQVLPAAVGELVLKEVDSLRKATEDPARPYAVVLGGSKVSDKLGVIANLLTKADRLLIGGGMVFTFLAAKGYGVGKSLLEEDQIDTVKGYLADAEKNGVEIVLPTDIVVADAFAADSPHEVVAADAIPADKIGLDIGPESAQLFASKIVDAKTVVWNGPAGVFEFEAFSGGTRAVAQALVDATANGAFTIVGGGDSAAAVRILGFDEAGFSHISTGGGASLEFLEGKDLPGISVLEG is encoded by the coding sequence ATGAAGACCATCGACGACCTGGGCGACCTGCGCGGCAAGCGCGTGCTCGTCCGCTCCGACTTCAACGTCCCGCTCGACGGGACGACCATCACGGACGACGGGCGCATCCGTGCCGCGCTGCCGACGCTGAAGAAGCTCACCGACGCCGGCGCGAAGGTGATCGTCACGGCGCACCTCGGTCGCCCCAAGGGCGAGCCCGACGCGAAGTACTCGCTCGCCCCCGTCGCCGCGCGCCTGGGCGAGCTGCTCGGCGTGCCCGTCCACCTCGCGCAGGACGTCGTCGGCGACTCGGCGCGCGAGACCGTCGCCGCGCTCGGCGAGGGCGAGGTCGCGCTGCTCGAGAACATCCGGTTCGACGCCCGCGAGACGTCGAAGGACGACGCGGAGCGCCAGTCGCTCGCGCACGACCTCGCGCAGCTCGCGGACGTGTTCGTCTCGGACGGCTTCGGCGTCGTGCACCGCAAGCAGGCGTCGGTCTACGACGTCGCCCAGGTGCTTCCCGCCGCGGTGGGCGAGCTCGTCCTCAAGGAGGTCGACTCCCTGCGCAAGGCGACGGAGGACCCGGCGCGTCCCTACGCGGTCGTGCTCGGTGGCTCCAAGGTCTCGGACAAGCTCGGTGTCATCGCGAACCTGCTCACTAAGGCGGACCGCCTGCTCATCGGTGGCGGCATGGTGTTCACGTTCCTCGCGGCCAAGGGCTACGGCGTCGGCAAGTCCCTCCTCGAGGAGGACCAGATCGACACGGTCAAGGGCTACCTCGCGGACGCCGAGAAGAACGGCGTCGAGATCGTCCTGCCGACCGACATCGTGGTCGCCGACGCGTTCGCCGCGGACTCCCCGCACGAGGTCGTGGCCGCGGACGCGATCCCGGCCGACAAGATCGGCCTCGACATCGGCCCCGAGTCGGCGCAGCTCTTCGCGAGCAAGATCGTCGACGCGAAGACGGTCGTGTGGAACGGTCCCGCGGGCGTGTTCGAGTTCGAGGCGTTCTCGGGCGGCACGCGCGCCGTGGCCCAGGCGCTCGTCGATGCGACCGCGAACGGCGCGTTCACGATCGTCGGCGGTGGCGACTCCGCGGCCGCGGTCCGCATCCTCGGTTTCGACGAGGCCGGCTTCAGCCACATCTCGACGGGTGGCGGCGCGAGCCTCGAGTTCCTCGAGGGCAAGGACCTGCCGGGGATCTCCGTCCTCGAGGGCTGA
- the tpiA gene encoding triose-phosphate isomerase produces MAGNWKMNLDHHQATHTVQKLAWTLKDAKHDYAAVEVAVLPPFTDLRSVQTLVDADKLELKYGAQDVSAHAEGAYTGEISATMLAKLGVSYVAIGHSERRQYHGETDAQVNEKIVAAVGQGVAPILCVGEGLDVRKAGEQIAYTLAQVEGALAGIPAAQLATLVIAYEPVWAIGTGEVATPEDAQEVCGAIRGALGELYDADLADATRILYGGSVKSSNVAAIMAQPDVDGALVGGASLDPEEFAKIARYQSHATAV; encoded by the coding sequence ATGGCGGGCAACTGGAAGATGAACCTGGACCACCACCAGGCGACGCACACCGTGCAGAAGCTCGCGTGGACCCTCAAGGACGCGAAGCACGACTACGCGGCCGTCGAGGTCGCCGTGCTGCCACCCTTCACCGACCTCCGGTCGGTGCAGACGCTCGTCGACGCGGACAAGCTCGAGCTCAAGTACGGCGCGCAGGACGTCTCGGCGCACGCGGAGGGCGCGTACACGGGCGAGATCTCGGCGACGATGCTCGCCAAGCTCGGCGTGAGCTACGTCGCGATCGGCCACTCCGAGCGCCGCCAGTACCACGGCGAGACGGACGCGCAGGTCAACGAGAAGATCGTCGCCGCCGTGGGTCAGGGCGTCGCCCCGATCCTGTGCGTGGGCGAGGGCCTGGACGTGCGCAAGGCCGGCGAGCAGATCGCCTACACGCTCGCGCAGGTCGAGGGCGCCCTCGCGGGCATCCCCGCCGCGCAGCTCGCGACCCTCGTCATCGCCTACGAGCCCGTCTGGGCCATCGGCACGGGCGAGGTCGCGACGCCGGAGGACGCGCAGGAGGTCTGCGGCGCGATCCGCGGCGCACTGGGCGAGCTGTACGACGCGGACCTCGCGGACGCGACGCGCATCCTGTACGGCGGCTCGGTGAAGTCGTCGAACGTCGCCGCGATCATGGCGCAGCCCGACGTCGACGGCGCGCTCGTCGGCGGCGCGAGCCTCGACCCCGAGGAGTTCGCGAAGATCGCGCGCTACCAGTCGCACGCCACCGCGGTCTGA
- the secG gene encoding preprotein translocase subunit SecG, which translates to MDVLRIILQILLVLTSGFLTLLVLMHKGKGGGLSDMFGGGISSSVGSSGVAERNLNRITVSFALVWAVVIVLLGLLQKVS; encoded by the coding sequence GTGGACGTGCTGCGCATCATCCTCCAGATCCTGCTGGTCCTCACCAGCGGCTTCCTCACCCTGCTCGTGCTCATGCACAAGGGCAAGGGCGGCGGCCTCTCCGACATGTTCGGTGGCGGGATCTCGAGCTCCGTGGGCAGCTCCGGCGTCGCCGAGCGCAACCTCAACCGGATCACCGTGTCGTTCGCCCTCGTCTGGGCGGTCGTCATCGTGCTCCTGGGTCTGCTCCAGAAGGTCAGCTGA
- a CDS encoding RNA polymerase-binding protein RbpA — translation MAGGNAIRGSRVGAGPLGESERGEIAPRFWVSYWCANGHETRPSFSSEADIEAPETWDCPRCGFPAGQDRENPPTPTRNEPYKTHLAYVKERRSDEDGVAILDEALAALRARRGR, via the coding sequence GTGGCAGGTGGTAACGCGATCCGCGGGTCGCGCGTCGGGGCGGGACCGCTCGGGGAGTCGGAGCGCGGCGAGATCGCGCCGCGCTTCTGGGTCTCCTACTGGTGCGCGAACGGGCACGAGACGCGGCCGAGCTTCTCCTCGGAGGCGGACATCGAGGCGCCCGAGACCTGGGACTGCCCGCGGTGCGGCTTCCCGGCCGGTCAGGACCGGGAGAACCCGCCGACGCCGACGCGCAACGAGCCCTACAAGACGCACCTCGCGTACGTGAAGGAGCGTCGCAGCGACGAGGACGGCGTCGCGATCCTCGACGAGGCGCTCGCCGCCCTGCGGGCCCGCCGCGGCCGCTGA
- a CDS encoding O-methyltransferase: protein MTSGAEHVGPAATWDAVDAYFGPLVGEDDVLAAATTRARAAGLPEIQVSPAQGRLLQLLALTAGARRVLEVGTLGGYSTIWLARALPSDGALVTCEIDAAHAAVARESLAQAGLAGVVDIVLGPAADTLRRLVDEGVEPFDLVFVDADKPSNPVYLDLAVRLSRPGTLIVVDNTVRGGAVADAASTDPNVLGVREMVDRVVADPRLDATAVQTVGSKGYDGFVLARVR, encoded by the coding sequence GTGACCTCCGGCGCCGAGCACGTCGGTCCCGCGGCGACGTGGGACGCGGTCGACGCGTACTTCGGCCCGCTCGTGGGCGAGGACGACGTGCTCGCCGCCGCCACCACGCGGGCGCGGGCCGCCGGCCTGCCCGAGATCCAGGTCTCCCCCGCGCAGGGCCGGCTCCTGCAGCTCCTCGCGCTCACGGCGGGCGCACGCCGGGTGCTGGAGGTCGGCACGCTCGGCGGCTACTCGACGATCTGGCTCGCCCGTGCGCTGCCGTCCGACGGTGCGCTCGTCACGTGCGAAATCGACGCCGCCCACGCCGCGGTCGCGCGCGAGTCACTGGCTCAGGCCGGTCTCGCGGGTGTCGTCGACATCGTGCTCGGCCCGGCCGCGGACACGTTGCGGCGCCTCGTCGACGAGGGCGTCGAGCCGTTCGACCTCGTGTTCGTCGACGCGGACAAGCCGTCGAACCCCGTCTACCTCGATCTCGCGGTGCGGCTGTCCCGGCCGGGGACGCTCATCGTCGTGGACAACACCGTCCGTGGCGGCGCCGTCGCCGACGCGGCGAGCACCGACCCGAACGTGCTCGGGGTGCGGGAGATGGTCGACCGCGTCGTGGCAGACCCCCGGCTCGACGCCACGGCCGTGCAGACCGTGGGGTCCAAGGGCTACGACGGGTTCGTGCTCGCGCGCGTGCGCTGA
- the pgl gene encoding 6-phosphogluconolactonase codes for MNADQPTSGHHPTHARLVVVHPDAGVLAEAVASRLVTRLLDVQSVRQPVHVVLTGGTVGIASLAALARHPARDAVDWSGVHVWWGDERFLPDGDPDRNETQAREALLAHLPQLPAENVHPMPASDVVATPEESAADYAATLAEHAPGDAEVPELDVLLLGMGPDGHVASLFPGHPGLDVAGVPTAGVHGSPKPPPERVTLTFEAIARARQVWVVAAGSEKAPAVAAALAGAPAHEIPAGAVAGTERTLWLLDAAAAGTRDADR; via the coding sequence ATGAACGCCGACCAGCCGACGTCCGGGCACCACCCGACGCACGCGCGCCTCGTCGTCGTCCACCCCGACGCGGGCGTCCTCGCCGAGGCCGTCGCGTCTCGGCTCGTGACGCGGCTGCTCGACGTGCAGTCCGTGCGCCAGCCCGTGCACGTCGTGCTCACCGGTGGCACGGTCGGCATCGCGAGCCTGGCGGCGCTCGCGCGCCACCCTGCGCGCGACGCCGTCGACTGGTCGGGCGTGCACGTCTGGTGGGGCGACGAGCGCTTCCTGCCCGACGGCGACCCCGACCGCAACGAGACGCAGGCGCGCGAGGCGCTGCTCGCCCACCTGCCTCAGCTCCCTGCGGAGAACGTGCACCCGATGCCCGCGTCGGACGTCGTGGCCACCCCCGAGGAGTCGGCCGCCGACTACGCGGCGACGCTCGCCGAGCACGCACCCGGCGACGCCGAGGTGCCCGAGCTCGACGTGCTCCTGCTCGGCATGGGACCCGACGGCCACGTCGCGTCGCTCTTCCCCGGGCACCCGGGGCTCGACGTGGCGGGCGTCCCGACCGCGGGCGTCCACGGTTCGCCCAAGCCCCCGCCGGAGCGCGTGACGCTGACCTTCGAGGCCATCGCGCGAGCCCGCCAGGTGTGGGTCGTCGCCGCGGGCTCCGAGAAGGCCCCGGCCGTCGCGGCGGCGCTCGCCGGCGCACCCGCGCACGAGATCCCGGCGGGCGCCGTCGCGGGGACCGAGCGCACGCTGTGGCTCCTCGACGCCGCAGCGGCCGGCACGCGGGACGCCGACCGGTGA